A window from Penaeus vannamei isolate JL-2024 unplaced genomic scaffold, ASM4276789v1 unanchor385, whole genome shotgun sequence encodes these proteins:
- the LOC138860980 gene encoding histone-lysine N-methyltransferase, H3 lysine-79 specific-like: MESEDRALPLSQAQLVTLMKLVREKEAVINDKSTAPGSAVRKKKLNKIKASSEEMYQKLAVDLLQILQTLVYTSQPNNQEASTSSSFCTEPMPRMRTSLSLSLSLSLSLSLSLSLSLSLSLSLSLSLSLSLSLSLSLSLSLSLSLSPLLSLSLRSATPSPTPGPSSGRPASRSGKRRFSEEFEACRTRQDERHVARLQQMKESERESEGERERGRERARESESERESEGQMRELQERLENEKLKKKLEELKIKEQELKVQEMEMMIQDQRRKVEEQDNRRRVLAVTEAANLLLERMEVSFDKLDTFLDKVTSA, translated from the exons ATGGAGTCAGAGGATCGTGCCCTGCCTCTCTCTCAGGCACAGCTGGTGACCTTAATGAAGCTCGTGCGCGAGAAGGAGGCTGTGATAAATGACAAGTCTACAGCCCCAGGTTCTGcagtcaggaaaaaaa AGTTAAACAAGATCAAAGCCAGTTCCGAAGAAATGTATCAAAAACTGGCGGTGGACCTCCTCCAGATCCTCCAA acACTGGTTTATACTTCCCAGCCAAACAACCAAGAAGCTTCCACCTCATCATCCTTCTGCACTGAGCCTATGCCCAGGATGAGG acttctctctctctctctctctctctctctctctctctctctctctctctctctctctctctctctctctctctctctctctctctctctctctctctctctctctctctctctctctctctctctctctctctctctctctctctctctcctcttctctctctctctctaagaagcGCCACACCTTCTCCAACCCCAGGCCCCAGTTCCGGAAGACCTGCATCGCGATCTGGGAAGAGAAGGTTCTCGGAGGAGTTTGAAGCTTGCAGAACAAGACAGGATGAACGTCATGTGGCACGATTACAGCAgatgaaggagagcgagagagagagcgagggagagagagagcgagggagagagagagcaagagagagcgagagcgagagagagagcgagggacagaTGAGAGAACTTCAGGAAAGGTTGgaaaatgaaaaattgaaaaagaaactaGAAGAGCTCAAAATTAAAGAGCAAGAACTTAAGGTACaagaaatggaaatgatgattcAAGATCAAAGAAGAAAAGTTGAAGAGCAAGATAACAGGAGGAGGGTGCTTGCTGTAACAGAAGCTGCAAATCTTCTTTTGGAAAGAATGGAAGTAAGTTTTGATAAATTGGATACGTTTTTAGACAAAGTTACTTCTGCTTAA
- the LOC113827500 gene encoding uncharacterized protein, whose product MEDYFYLEEAAYPSAAYRGTKADFEDVQPGARQDAVGSGGAAAPGDAEGYELTLLESPCVYDVAQYPGYPGGAGDAPYAGSPHFAPHFNQGCNFNAALGKNPAPLPTKDLGLNLLQEPAPHAAPEREKVPPHRTFVRPQRRRRHRPLGKEIVRTRRVAANARERRRMHGLNDAFDRLREVIPCLGSDRKLSKFETLQMAQTYIAALQELLKTSGAAR is encoded by the coding sequence ATGGAGGATTATTTCTACCTGGAGGAGGCGGCCTACCCCAGCGCGGCCTACCGCGGCACGAAGGCCGACTTCGAGGACGTCCAGCCGGGCGCCAGGCAGGACGCCGTGGGCAGCGGGGGCGCGGCAGCCCCGGGGGACGCCGAGGGCTACGAGCTCACTCTCCTCGAGTCCCCGTGCGTCTACGACGTGGCTCAGTACCCCGGCTACCCCGGCGGGGCCGGCGACGCCCCCTACGCCGGCTCGCCGCACTTCGCCCCGCACTTCAACCAGGGCTGCAACTTCAACGCGGCCCTCGGTAAGAATCCGGCGCCCCTCCCGACGAAGGACCTCGGCCTGAACCTCCTGCAGGAGCCGGCGCCGCACGCTGccccggagagagagaaggtcccGCCGCACAGGACCTTCGTGCGACCACAGCGCCGCAGGAGGCACCGGCCCCTCGGCAAGGAGATCGTGCGCACTCGCAGGGTCGCCGCCAACGCCCGCGAGCGGCGCCGCATGCACGGCCTCAACGACGCCTTCGACCGCCTGCGGGAGGTGATCCCTTGCCTCGGCAGCGACAGGAAGCTCTCCAAGTTTGAGACGCTGCAGATGGCGCAGACGTACATCGCGGCGCTGCAGGAGCTGCTCAAGACGTCGGGGGCGGCGAGGTGA